One genomic window of Arvicola amphibius chromosome 4, mArvAmp1.2, whole genome shotgun sequence includes the following:
- the Serpinf2 gene encoding alpha-2-antiplasmin isoform X3, translated as MNSRNMALLWGFLVLSLSCLQGPCSMFSPVSATDLPSQQDLGGHAILERSPGDCKGAPTAEETRRLAQAMMAFTADLFSLVAQTSTSSNLVLSPLSVALALSHLALGARNQTLQSLEQVLHVNTGSCLPHLLSHLCQNLGPGTIRLAARIYLQKGFPIKEDFLEQSEQLFGAKPVKLTGKQEEDLANINQWVKEATEGKIEDFLSELPDNTVLLLLNAIHFHGFWRTKFDQSLTQKDSFHLDERYTVPVDMMQAQSYPLRWFLLEQPETQVAHFPFKNNMSFVVMMPTHFDWNVSQVLANLSLDTLYHSSLREKPTKVWLPKLHLKQQLDLVATLSQLGLQELFQGPDLRGISDRSLVVSSVQHQSTVELSEVGVEAAAATSTAMNRMSISSFAVNRPFLFFIMEETLGIPLFVGSVRNPNPSAQPQLQEQQDSPDNRVSQNEKADFHRDKTFGPDLKLAPLLEEDYPQFSNPK; from the exons ATGAACAGCAG GAACATGGCACTGCTCTGGGGGTTCCTGGTACTCAGCTTGTCCTGTCTGCAAGGTCCCTGCTCCATG TTCTCCCCTGTGAGCGCCACGGATCTCCCAAGCCAGCAG GATCTTGGTGGGCACGCTATCCTGGAGAGGTCCCCAGGAGACTGCAAGGGTGCCCCAACTGCAGAGGAGACTCGCAGATTGGCTCAGGCCATGATGGCTTTTACTGCTGACCTGTTCTCCTTGGTGGCCCAAACATCCACCAGCTCCAACCTTGTCCTGTCACCACTGAGTGTGGCCCTGGCACTCTCTCACCTGGCACTAG GTGCTCGGAACCAAACACTGCAGAGCTTGGAACAAGTGTTACACGTGAACACAGGCTCCTGCCTTCcccacctactgagccatctctgccagAACCTAGGCCCTGGGACAATTCGACTGGCTGCCAGAATATACCTGCAGAAGG GATTTCCCATCAAAGAGGATTTCCTGGAGCAATCGGAACAGCTCTTTGGTGCAAAGCCCGTGAAACTGACCGGAAAGCAGGAGGAAGACCTGGCGAACATCAACCAATGGGTGAAGGAGGCCACGGAGGGGAAGATTGAGGATTTCCTCTCTGAGCTGCCAGATAACACCGTGTTGCTTCTCCTCAATGCCATCCACTTTCATG GTTTCTGGAGGACCAAGTTTGACCAGAGCCTCACCCAGAAAGACTCCTTCCACCTGGACGAGCGGTACACAGTGCCTGTGGACATGATGCAAGCACAGTCGTACCCTCTGCGCTGGTTCCTGCTGGAGCAACCAGAGACACAG GTGGCTCATTTCCCCTTTAAGAACAACATGAGCTTTGTGGTCATGATGCCCACTCATTTTGACTGGAACGTGTCTCAGGTACTAGCCAACCTGAGCTTGGACACCCTGTACCACTCCTCACTGCGGGAGAAGCCCACCAAGGTGTGGCTGCCGAAACTCCATTTGAAGCAGCAGCTGGACCTGGTGGCCACCCTCAGCCAGCTGG GCCTGCAGGAATTGTTTCAGGGCCCAGACCTGCGAGGGATCTCTGACCGGAGTCTGGTGGTGTCTAGCGTGCAGCATCAATCTACCGTGGAACTCAGTGAGGTTGGTGTGGAGGCAGCTGCAGCCACCAGCACAGCCATGAACCGGATGTCCATCTCCTCCTTTGCTGTGAACCGacctttcctcttcttcatcatGGAGGAAACCTTAGGCATACCCCTCTTTGTGGGCAGCGTGAGGAACCCCAACCCTAGTGcacaaccccagctccaggaacagCAAGATTCCCCTGACAACAGAGTCTCCCAGAACGAAAAAGCTGACTTCCACCGAGACAAGACCTTTGGTCCTGATTTAAAACTTGCACCCCTCTTGGAGGAAGATTATCCTCAGTTTAGCAACCCCAAGTGA
- the Serpinf2 gene encoding alpha-2-antiplasmin isoform X1, producing the protein MNSRNMALLWGFLVLSLSCLQGPCSMFSPVSATDLPSQQPMSEQAQQKLPPLALLKLSNQDLGGHAILERSPGDCKGAPTAEETRRLAQAMMAFTADLFSLVAQTSTSSNLVLSPLSVALALSHLALGARNQTLQSLEQVLHVNTGSCLPHLLSHLCQNLGPGTIRLAARIYLQKGFPIKEDFLEQSEQLFGAKPVKLTGKQEEDLANINQWVKEATEGKIEDFLSELPDNTVLLLLNAIHFHGFWRTKFDQSLTQKDSFHLDERYTVPVDMMQAQSYPLRWFLLEQPETQVAHFPFKNNMSFVVMMPTHFDWNVSQVLANLSLDTLYHSSLREKPTKVWLPKLHLKQQLDLVATLSQLGLQELFQGPDLRGISDRSLVVSSVQHQSTVELSEVGVEAAAATSTAMNRMSISSFAVNRPFLFFIMEETLGIPLFVGSVRNPNPSAQPQLQEQQDSPDNRVSQNEKADFHRDKTFGPDLKLAPLLEEDYPQFSNPK; encoded by the exons ATGAACAGCAG GAACATGGCACTGCTCTGGGGGTTCCTGGTACTCAGCTTGTCCTGTCTGCAAGGTCCCTGCTCCATG TTCTCCCCTGTGAGCGCCACGGATCTCCCAAGCCAGCAG CCAATGAGTGAACAGGCCCAGCAGAAGCTGCCCCCACTTGCGCTCCTCAAGTTGAGCAACCAG GATCTTGGTGGGCACGCTATCCTGGAGAGGTCCCCAGGAGACTGCAAGGGTGCCCCAACTGCAGAGGAGACTCGCAGATTGGCTCAGGCCATGATGGCTTTTACTGCTGACCTGTTCTCCTTGGTGGCCCAAACATCCACCAGCTCCAACCTTGTCCTGTCACCACTGAGTGTGGCCCTGGCACTCTCTCACCTGGCACTAG GTGCTCGGAACCAAACACTGCAGAGCTTGGAACAAGTGTTACACGTGAACACAGGCTCCTGCCTTCcccacctactgagccatctctgccagAACCTAGGCCCTGGGACAATTCGACTGGCTGCCAGAATATACCTGCAGAAGG GATTTCCCATCAAAGAGGATTTCCTGGAGCAATCGGAACAGCTCTTTGGTGCAAAGCCCGTGAAACTGACCGGAAAGCAGGAGGAAGACCTGGCGAACATCAACCAATGGGTGAAGGAGGCCACGGAGGGGAAGATTGAGGATTTCCTCTCTGAGCTGCCAGATAACACCGTGTTGCTTCTCCTCAATGCCATCCACTTTCATG GTTTCTGGAGGACCAAGTTTGACCAGAGCCTCACCCAGAAAGACTCCTTCCACCTGGACGAGCGGTACACAGTGCCTGTGGACATGATGCAAGCACAGTCGTACCCTCTGCGCTGGTTCCTGCTGGAGCAACCAGAGACACAG GTGGCTCATTTCCCCTTTAAGAACAACATGAGCTTTGTGGTCATGATGCCCACTCATTTTGACTGGAACGTGTCTCAGGTACTAGCCAACCTGAGCTTGGACACCCTGTACCACTCCTCACTGCGGGAGAAGCCCACCAAGGTGTGGCTGCCGAAACTCCATTTGAAGCAGCAGCTGGACCTGGTGGCCACCCTCAGCCAGCTGG GCCTGCAGGAATTGTTTCAGGGCCCAGACCTGCGAGGGATCTCTGACCGGAGTCTGGTGGTGTCTAGCGTGCAGCATCAATCTACCGTGGAACTCAGTGAGGTTGGTGTGGAGGCAGCTGCAGCCACCAGCACAGCCATGAACCGGATGTCCATCTCCTCCTTTGCTGTGAACCGacctttcctcttcttcatcatGGAGGAAACCTTAGGCATACCCCTCTTTGTGGGCAGCGTGAGGAACCCCAACCCTAGTGcacaaccccagctccaggaacagCAAGATTCCCCTGACAACAGAGTCTCCCAGAACGAAAAAGCTGACTTCCACCGAGACAAGACCTTTGGTCCTGATTTAAAACTTGCACCCCTCTTGGAGGAAGATTATCCTCAGTTTAGCAACCCCAAGTGA
- the Serpinf2 gene encoding alpha-2-antiplasmin isoform X4 encodes MALLWGFLVLSLSCLQGPCSMFSPVSATDLPSQQDLGGHAILERSPGDCKGAPTAEETRRLAQAMMAFTADLFSLVAQTSTSSNLVLSPLSVALALSHLALGARNQTLQSLEQVLHVNTGSCLPHLLSHLCQNLGPGTIRLAARIYLQKGFPIKEDFLEQSEQLFGAKPVKLTGKQEEDLANINQWVKEATEGKIEDFLSELPDNTVLLLLNAIHFHGFWRTKFDQSLTQKDSFHLDERYTVPVDMMQAQSYPLRWFLLEQPETQVAHFPFKNNMSFVVMMPTHFDWNVSQVLANLSLDTLYHSSLREKPTKVWLPKLHLKQQLDLVATLSQLGLQELFQGPDLRGISDRSLVVSSVQHQSTVELSEVGVEAAAATSTAMNRMSISSFAVNRPFLFFIMEETLGIPLFVGSVRNPNPSAQPQLQEQQDSPDNRVSQNEKADFHRDKTFGPDLKLAPLLEEDYPQFSNPK; translated from the exons ATGGCACTGCTCTGGGGGTTCCTGGTACTCAGCTTGTCCTGTCTGCAAGGTCCCTGCTCCATG TTCTCCCCTGTGAGCGCCACGGATCTCCCAAGCCAGCAG GATCTTGGTGGGCACGCTATCCTGGAGAGGTCCCCAGGAGACTGCAAGGGTGCCCCAACTGCAGAGGAGACTCGCAGATTGGCTCAGGCCATGATGGCTTTTACTGCTGACCTGTTCTCCTTGGTGGCCCAAACATCCACCAGCTCCAACCTTGTCCTGTCACCACTGAGTGTGGCCCTGGCACTCTCTCACCTGGCACTAG GTGCTCGGAACCAAACACTGCAGAGCTTGGAACAAGTGTTACACGTGAACACAGGCTCCTGCCTTCcccacctactgagccatctctgccagAACCTAGGCCCTGGGACAATTCGACTGGCTGCCAGAATATACCTGCAGAAGG GATTTCCCATCAAAGAGGATTTCCTGGAGCAATCGGAACAGCTCTTTGGTGCAAAGCCCGTGAAACTGACCGGAAAGCAGGAGGAAGACCTGGCGAACATCAACCAATGGGTGAAGGAGGCCACGGAGGGGAAGATTGAGGATTTCCTCTCTGAGCTGCCAGATAACACCGTGTTGCTTCTCCTCAATGCCATCCACTTTCATG GTTTCTGGAGGACCAAGTTTGACCAGAGCCTCACCCAGAAAGACTCCTTCCACCTGGACGAGCGGTACACAGTGCCTGTGGACATGATGCAAGCACAGTCGTACCCTCTGCGCTGGTTCCTGCTGGAGCAACCAGAGACACAG GTGGCTCATTTCCCCTTTAAGAACAACATGAGCTTTGTGGTCATGATGCCCACTCATTTTGACTGGAACGTGTCTCAGGTACTAGCCAACCTGAGCTTGGACACCCTGTACCACTCCTCACTGCGGGAGAAGCCCACCAAGGTGTGGCTGCCGAAACTCCATTTGAAGCAGCAGCTGGACCTGGTGGCCACCCTCAGCCAGCTGG GCCTGCAGGAATTGTTTCAGGGCCCAGACCTGCGAGGGATCTCTGACCGGAGTCTGGTGGTGTCTAGCGTGCAGCATCAATCTACCGTGGAACTCAGTGAGGTTGGTGTGGAGGCAGCTGCAGCCACCAGCACAGCCATGAACCGGATGTCCATCTCCTCCTTTGCTGTGAACCGacctttcctcttcttcatcatGGAGGAAACCTTAGGCATACCCCTCTTTGTGGGCAGCGTGAGGAACCCCAACCCTAGTGcacaaccccagctccaggaacagCAAGATTCCCCTGACAACAGAGTCTCCCAGAACGAAAAAGCTGACTTCCACCGAGACAAGACCTTTGGTCCTGATTTAAAACTTGCACCCCTCTTGGAGGAAGATTATCCTCAGTTTAGCAACCCCAAGTGA
- the Serpinf1 gene encoding pigment epithelium-derived factor produces the protein MQALVLLLWTGALLGYGTSQNVASNSEGSPAPDSTGEPVEEEDPFFKVPVNKLAAAVSNFGYDLYRLTSSASPTANVLLSPLSVATALSALSLGAEQRTESVIHRALYYDLISNPDIHGTYKELLASVTAPEKSLKSASRIVFERKLRVKSSFVAPLEKSYGTRPRILTGNPRIDLQEINNWVQAQMKGKIARSTREMPSAISILLLGVAYFKGQWVTKFDSRKTTLQDFHLDEDRTVKVPMMSEPKAILRYGLDSDLNCKIAQLPLTGSMSIIFFLPLTVTQNLTMIEESLTSEFIHDIDRELKTIQAVLTVPKLKLSYEGEVTKSLQEMKLQSLFESPDFSKITGKPVKLTHVEHRAAFEWNEEGADSSPNPDLQPVRLTFPLDYHLNQPFIFVLRDTDTGALLFIGKILDPRST, from the exons ATGCAGGCCCTGGTGCTACTCCTCTGGACTGGAGCCCTGCTCGGGTATGGCACCAGCCAGAATGTCGCCAGCAACTCTGAG GGCTCTCCAGCCCCCGACAGCACAGGGGAGCCAGTGGAGGAGGAGGACCCCTTCTTCAAGGTCCCTGTAAACAAGCTGGCAGCAGCTGTTTCCAACTTTGGCTATGACTTGTACCGCCTGACATCCAGTGCCAGCCCAACTGCCAATGTTCTGCTGTCTCCACTCAGTGTGGCCACAGCCCTGTCTGCTCTTTCTCTTG GAGCTGAACAGCGAACAGAGTCTGTCATACACCGGGCTCTTTACTACGACTTGATCAGCAACCCCGACATTCATGGCACCTACAAAGAACTCCTTGCCTCTGTGACTGCCCCTGAGAAGAGCCTCAAGAGTGCTTCCAGAATTGTGTTTGAGAGGA AACTTCGAGTAAAATCCAGCTTTGTTGCACCTCTGGAGAAGTCTTACGGGACAAGGCCCAGAATCCTCACTGGCAATCCTCGAATAGACCTCCAGGAGATCAACAACTGGGTGCAGGCTCAGATGAAAGGGAAAATTGCTCGCTCCACAAGGGAAATGCCCAGTGCCATCAGCATCCTCCTCCTCGGCGTGGCTTACTTCAAGG GGCAGTGGGTAACAAAGTTTGACTCGAGAAAGACGACCCTCCAGGATTTTCACTTGGATGAGGACAGGACTGTGAAAGTCCCCATGATGTCAGAACCCAAAGCCATCTTACGATACGGCTTGGATTCTGATCTCAACTGCAAG ATTGCCCAGCTGCCCTTGACCGGAAGCATGAGCATCATCTTCTTCCTGCCCCTGACGGTGACCCAGAACTTGACCATGATAGAGGAGAGCCTCACTTCTGAGTTCATCCATGACATAGATCGAGAACTGAAGACGATCCAAGCCGTGCTGACCGTCCCCAAGCTGAAGCTGAGCTACGAAGGGGAAGTCACCAAGTCTCTGCAGGAGATGA AACTACAGTCCTTGTTTGAGTCACCTGACTTCAGCAAGATCACAGGCAAACCTGTCAAGCTCACCCACGTGGAACACAGGGCTGCTTTTGAGTGGAATGAGGAGGGGGCAGACAGCAGCCCCAACCCAGACCTCCAGCCTGTCCGCCTCACCTTCCCGCTAGACTATCACCTTAACCAGCCTTTCATCTTTGTcctgagagacacagacacaggggcCCTTCTCTTCATAGGCAAAATTCTGGACCCCAGGAGCACTTAG
- the Serpinf2 gene encoding alpha-2-antiplasmin isoform X2 has translation MALLWGFLVLSLSCLQGPCSMFSPVSATDLPSQQPMSEQAQQKLPPLALLKLSNQDLGGHAILERSPGDCKGAPTAEETRRLAQAMMAFTADLFSLVAQTSTSSNLVLSPLSVALALSHLALGARNQTLQSLEQVLHVNTGSCLPHLLSHLCQNLGPGTIRLAARIYLQKGFPIKEDFLEQSEQLFGAKPVKLTGKQEEDLANINQWVKEATEGKIEDFLSELPDNTVLLLLNAIHFHGFWRTKFDQSLTQKDSFHLDERYTVPVDMMQAQSYPLRWFLLEQPETQVAHFPFKNNMSFVVMMPTHFDWNVSQVLANLSLDTLYHSSLREKPTKVWLPKLHLKQQLDLVATLSQLGLQELFQGPDLRGISDRSLVVSSVQHQSTVELSEVGVEAAAATSTAMNRMSISSFAVNRPFLFFIMEETLGIPLFVGSVRNPNPSAQPQLQEQQDSPDNRVSQNEKADFHRDKTFGPDLKLAPLLEEDYPQFSNPK, from the exons ATGGCACTGCTCTGGGGGTTCCTGGTACTCAGCTTGTCCTGTCTGCAAGGTCCCTGCTCCATG TTCTCCCCTGTGAGCGCCACGGATCTCCCAAGCCAGCAG CCAATGAGTGAACAGGCCCAGCAGAAGCTGCCCCCACTTGCGCTCCTCAAGTTGAGCAACCAG GATCTTGGTGGGCACGCTATCCTGGAGAGGTCCCCAGGAGACTGCAAGGGTGCCCCAACTGCAGAGGAGACTCGCAGATTGGCTCAGGCCATGATGGCTTTTACTGCTGACCTGTTCTCCTTGGTGGCCCAAACATCCACCAGCTCCAACCTTGTCCTGTCACCACTGAGTGTGGCCCTGGCACTCTCTCACCTGGCACTAG GTGCTCGGAACCAAACACTGCAGAGCTTGGAACAAGTGTTACACGTGAACACAGGCTCCTGCCTTCcccacctactgagccatctctgccagAACCTAGGCCCTGGGACAATTCGACTGGCTGCCAGAATATACCTGCAGAAGG GATTTCCCATCAAAGAGGATTTCCTGGAGCAATCGGAACAGCTCTTTGGTGCAAAGCCCGTGAAACTGACCGGAAAGCAGGAGGAAGACCTGGCGAACATCAACCAATGGGTGAAGGAGGCCACGGAGGGGAAGATTGAGGATTTCCTCTCTGAGCTGCCAGATAACACCGTGTTGCTTCTCCTCAATGCCATCCACTTTCATG GTTTCTGGAGGACCAAGTTTGACCAGAGCCTCACCCAGAAAGACTCCTTCCACCTGGACGAGCGGTACACAGTGCCTGTGGACATGATGCAAGCACAGTCGTACCCTCTGCGCTGGTTCCTGCTGGAGCAACCAGAGACACAG GTGGCTCATTTCCCCTTTAAGAACAACATGAGCTTTGTGGTCATGATGCCCACTCATTTTGACTGGAACGTGTCTCAGGTACTAGCCAACCTGAGCTTGGACACCCTGTACCACTCCTCACTGCGGGAGAAGCCCACCAAGGTGTGGCTGCCGAAACTCCATTTGAAGCAGCAGCTGGACCTGGTGGCCACCCTCAGCCAGCTGG GCCTGCAGGAATTGTTTCAGGGCCCAGACCTGCGAGGGATCTCTGACCGGAGTCTGGTGGTGTCTAGCGTGCAGCATCAATCTACCGTGGAACTCAGTGAGGTTGGTGTGGAGGCAGCTGCAGCCACCAGCACAGCCATGAACCGGATGTCCATCTCCTCCTTTGCTGTGAACCGacctttcctcttcttcatcatGGAGGAAACCTTAGGCATACCCCTCTTTGTGGGCAGCGTGAGGAACCCCAACCCTAGTGcacaaccccagctccaggaacagCAAGATTCCCCTGACAACAGAGTCTCCCAGAACGAAAAAGCTGACTTCCACCGAGACAAGACCTTTGGTCCTGATTTAAAACTTGCACCCCTCTTGGAGGAAGATTATCCTCAGTTTAGCAACCCCAAGTGA